A genomic stretch from Aedes albopictus strain Foshan chromosome 2, AalbF5, whole genome shotgun sequence includes:
- the LOC115265604 gene encoding protein Wnt-6 yields the protein MRFVLIAIYLILIMPITGSWWAEGSNILLDPSQVCENRNNKQKTKRLTGKLADICKNDTSLMKEIKRGISLGFRECENQFRNNMWNCSWTIKRSMRRILTRDTRETAFVHAITAAGITYAVTKACTMGDLVECSCQNHVKKSVQNYPQGVGAGVGDVAGLGAGGIDGPGPGPGGGGGGQKNGGRKGGKNGAGPGGRKVNTRNTMLITSYRNVNSNFNYNSLAAPGANKKDVLKTLQGQKAAAVGGKEGSWEWGGCDDNVVFGFRKSKDFLDARLRKKSDIRTLVKLHNNNAGRLAVKQFMRMECKCHGLSGSCTMRTCWMKMPPFSEVGARLKEHFDGATKVIARNDGHSFMPDDPSIKLPTKRDLVYTEDSDDFCEPNSKTGSLGTHGRECNITSNGVDGCNLMCCERGQTRKQVEVKKNCKCSFKWCCEVTCSTCIDIKEVYTCK from the exons GGCCGAAGGCAGCAACATTCTGCTGGATCCCTCGCAGGTCTGCGAGAACCGGAACAACAAACAAAAGACCAAACGGCTGACCGGGAAGCTGGCGGACATCTGCAAGAATGACACCTCGCTGATGAAGGAGATCAAACGGGGCATCAGCTTGGGCTTCCGGGAGTGcgagaaccagttccggaacaacATGTGGAACTGCTCGTGGACGATCAAGCGCAGCATGCGCCGGATACTGACCAGGG ATACCCGCGAGACGGCGTTCGTACACGCGATCACAGCCGCCGGAATCACGTACGCCGTTACCAAGGCCTGCACGATGGGCGACCTGGTGGAATGCTCCTGCCAGAACCACGTCAAGAAGAGCGTCCAGAACTATCCGCAAGGTGTTGGTGCGGGGGTTGGCGATGTCGCTGGTCTCGGCGCCGGCGGAATCGATGGACCCGGGCCGGGTcctggcggcggcggtggcggtcaGAAAAATGGTGGACGCAAGGGAGGCAAGAATGGAGCTGGCCCGGGAGGGCGGAAGGTGAACACTCGCAACACGATGCTGATTACTTCGTATCGAAATGTCAATAGCAATTTCAACTATAATAGTCTGGCCGCACCAGGTGCCAACAAGAAGGACGTTTTGAAAACGTTGCAAGGTCAGAAGGCGGCTGCCGTTGGGGGGAAGGAGGGCAGCTGGGAGTGGGGTGGATGTGATGACAATGTGGTTTTTGGGTTTAGGAaatcgaaggatttcttggatgcTCGGTTGCGGAAGAAAAGCGATATTCGGACGCTGGTCAAGCTGCACAACAACAATGCCGGGCGATTG GCGGTCAAACAATTCATGCGAATGGAGTGCAAATGTCACGGCCTGTCCGGTTCCTGTACCATGCGAACCTGCTGGATGAAGATGCCCCCATTTTCGGAAGTTGGAGCCCGGCTAAAGGAGCACTTTGACGGTGCAACCAAGGTGATAGCGCGTAACGATGGCCACAGCTTCATGCCTGATGACCCATCGATCAAGCTTCCAACCAAACGGGATCTGGTGTACACCGAGGATTCGGATGATTTCTGTGAACCTAATTCGAAGACGGGCTCCTTGGGGACACATGGACGGGAGTGTAACATTACGTCGAATGGCGTGGACGGATGCAATTTGATGTGCTGCGAACGTGGTCAGACCAGGAAGCAGGTCGAGGTCAAGAAGAATTGCAAGTGTAGCTTCAAGTGGTGTTGCGAGGTGACGTGTAGTACTTGTATAGATATAAAAGAAGTCTACACCTGTAAATAG